CACCCACCGGAGTCTTCACCCGCATCGCCCAGCGACTCCTCGCCCTCACCTCCGGCATCTGGACCAACTGGACCACCGGCGTCACCAGCAAACGATCACTAACCGCCTACGACCACTGACCAAGGAATCAACCATCTAGGTGCCGGCGGCGTGCTGCCACGAGGCGTAGAGCGCGGCGTACGTGCCGCCGCGCGCCAGCAGGTCGTCGTGCGGGCCGCGTTCCACGAGCACACCGCGGTCGAAGACCAGCACCTCGTCGGCCGCCTCCGCGGTCGACAGCCGGTGCGCGATGGCCACGGCAGTGCGGCCGTAGGTCAGGCCGTCGAGCGCCCGTTGGATGCGCACCTCGGTGGCCGGGTCCACCGCCGACGTCGCCTCGTCGAGCACCAGCAGGTCGGGGTCGGCGAGGTACGCGCGGGCGAGCGCGACGAGCTGCCGCTCCCCCGCGGACAGCGACTCGCCGCGCTCCCCGACCGGCGTGTGCAGCCCGTTCGGCAGCGAGTCGACCCAGTCGCGCAGACCGAGGTCGGTCAGCTGCTCGTAGAGCTCCGCGTCGCTGGCCGACGGCCGGCCGTACCTGATGTTGTCGCCGACCGACAGGTCGAACAGGTGGCCGTCCTGCGGGACCATCACCACCCGCTCGCGCAGCGACGCGAACGACACGTCCTGCAGCGGCACGCCGTCGAGCAGCACCCGGCCGTGCGTCGGGTCCATCAGCCGGGTGAGCAGCTTCGCGAACGTCGTCTTGCCCGACCCGGTCTCGCCGACGACGGCGACCTTCCGGT
This DNA window, taken from Streptosporangiales bacterium, encodes the following:
- a CDS encoding IS982 family transposase, giving the protein PTGVFTRIAQRLLALTSGIWTNWTTGVTSKRSLTAYDH